The segment TCTGCAGAATTTGAGTTTGCAGAATCACAGCTGGCAGAAGGCTCAGTGTTATCATAGCAGTTGCATAAAGAACATGGCTGACCTGGAGAAGTAAATTGTTGGTTGAGAGTTTCTGTCAAAGTTGCTGCCATCAACATTGAAAACCAGGGGTTCCAAAAGGACATTAAAGTAGTAAACTGAGCATTCATGAACACAAAGTCCTGGTAAGTTGAAGGTAAACGATGGAGTCCCACTGAGGGTTCAAGCCCTGTTTCTGAAGTCAGAggaaaatatggacaaattgaGCTGGTGGCATTAGTATCCATACATGGATTTCTTTGCTGGTTATAAATACCATCTTGAATAGTGTATTCAGTTTCAGTTTCCAAAGGCCATGGTGTAGAGACTGGATAGGAATGGTTCATTTTGCCATTCCCTGCATTTATTGAATTCTTTTGTAGATTGTTATGCATTGTTTCTTTTAGACAAGGTATTTGCAAATCATTTGGCTGAATTGAATCTTGAAAGGAAATATATTTCTTTGGCGCGGTTGGCTTTCTTCTCTTCAAGTTAGGACTGATGGGATTTGGCTGTTCATTACTTTTGATGCCAACTCTTCTCTTCATTCTCTGAATGAGAAAGGGGCACCCTCTTCTAAAATATGGATTGTGATACAGCTGGAACAAAAtcccaaacattttttaaatttaacatgtAATAATAAGGTTCAGAATGTTTTAACTTGTGAAACAAACATAAGATACCTTGCCATAAATAATGTTGGTGCCTATTGTCTACATGCTGTGAACTGTCATACTAAACCTCAGATTCTCTCTAGTAATAAAAAGCTATCTAGTTCTGTGTCCCTTAGTCAGATAAAACTCCCAAGTATAAAACATAGGATCTGGGTATGGTGGTACCACCTTGTAAGATATGAAAGATTTTTCCAAATTTCATAGCTGaatgacttttttattttatttttttaatttaagtgaaATCATAGTAACTGGAGAAGGAAAAGACCTAAAATGCATCCAGTCTATCCACCTGAAGCAATGGTGTGGTGTTCTCTACAATACTTTTTCTAGAGCTTTGCCTAATCTCGTTGTAAATGTCCCAAGCCATAGTGTTTTCACCACTTCTCCATACTCTTAACAGGGCTCGCTATCAGGAAGTTGTTCCTGATACTCAGACTATTAATCCCATTACTCCTAATTATACACCATAAGTAATTTATTGACAGTTTGGtatttatacatttatatttcTTGTTAAGTTATCTTTTCCCTATGCTACACACACTCATTTCAAAAACTATATTGTTTATGACTTTAAGGTTTCCTTACATGCCAGCCACCTCAGCCTTTTATAGTACATAGATATGTTCATATATATGATAAATTATTTAAACACTATCTTTTGATTTTGCTGTATACAATTAATGTAGCTAGAACCCTCTGATATATACTACTTTTGAAGACTTTTAAATCACTACATATTTAGCAGTGTAATCGGAagacatttggggccagatcctcagtactactccagcagcacaaagcagctataAATTCTACTTAAAGGGACCTGAGGAGTCCCCTgactaaggcctagtctacactaggacttttacattggtatagctatacctctcaggggtgtgaaaaatccacaccctctgagagacgtagctatagCCATcaaacccccggtgtagacagtgctaggtcgacagacctagctaccacttctcaGGGAGGGGAATTACTTACACTGACAGGAACCCCTGCCATTAGCATTAACAATGtgtacactgaagcactacagcagtgcagctgtgccgccaTAGCAGTttaagtgtacacaagccctacGTGGAGCTGCTGAAGTGGCTCCAATGCCACACTGTGTACAACTCCTTTTCCTCCAGAGGCACAAGGGGTATAGCTTGGGGA is part of the Chelonia mydas isolate rCheMyd1 chromosome 9, rCheMyd1.pri.v2, whole genome shotgun sequence genome and harbors:
- the LOC119567018 gene encoding uncharacterized protein LOC119567018, whose amino-acid sequence is MATNTSEKEDKFNVMFDMAVALISTDKKTFSPEKSDKKLSSVSLMLDQNIPGDLPIKDILEEHAYEVQEDASFSKKLHCCTCNQRKVETGEINVLLSLSFPKKLWKIVESDEFTSISWNDHGDCVIIDEICFQREILDRRGILRIFDTDSIKSFIRQLNLYGFSKIRKNITLPHFQAEKNRTRARILLYHNPYFRRGCPFLIQRMKRRVGIKSNEQPNPISPNLKRRKPTAPKKYISFQDSIQPNDLQIPCLKETMHNNLQKNSINAGNGKMNHSYPVSTPWPLETETEYTIQDGIYNQQRNPCMDTNATSSICPYFPLTSETGLEPSVGLHRLPSTYQDFVFMNAQFTTLMSFWNPWFSMLMAATLTETLNQQFTSPGQPCSLCNCYDNTEPSASCDSANSNSAELL